Proteins from a single region of Nocardioides anomalus:
- a CDS encoding TetR/AcrR family transcriptional regulator, producing the protein MGLTPSRLTQAGAAMADEVGFEAVTLSALARRFEVQVASLYAHVPGSAELRNRIAVLALDEIADRAEEGLAGRSGREALQALGDAYRSYAREHPGRYAAATHPLDDSEESLRAGGRHAALSRAALRGYRLGRTDEVHAVRLVGSTVRGFVDLEARGSFAHSRPSAHASWTRAIDALDLVLQNQFA; encoded by the coding sequence GTGGGGCTCACCCCCTCGCGCCTCACGCAGGCCGGCGCGGCGATGGCCGACGAGGTGGGCTTCGAGGCGGTGACGCTGTCCGCGCTGGCCCGGCGCTTCGAGGTCCAGGTCGCAAGCCTGTACGCCCACGTGCCGGGCTCCGCCGAGCTGCGCAACCGCATCGCCGTGCTGGCCCTCGACGAGATCGCCGACCGCGCCGAGGAGGGGCTGGCCGGGCGCTCGGGCCGCGAGGCCCTGCAGGCCCTCGGCGACGCCTACCGCTCCTACGCGCGCGAGCATCCGGGGCGGTACGCCGCCGCGACGCACCCCCTCGACGACTCCGAAGAGTCCCTGCGCGCCGGGGGCCGGCACGCCGCGCTGTCGCGGGCGGCGCTGCGCGGCTACCGGCTCGGGCGGACCGACGAGGTGCACGCCGTACGCCTCGTCGGAAGCACCGTCCGCGGCTTCGTCGACCTCGAGGCCCGCGGCTCGTTCGCGCACAGCCGGCCGTCGGCCCACGCGTCCTGGACGCGGGCCATCGACGCCCTCGACCTGGTCCTGCAGAACCAGTTTGCCTAA
- a CDS encoding SseB family protein, whose amino-acid sequence MSENDAQAEAEAMLTQLAATIALLPQELPEGEEPAPEGTIALPVVEQDGTSYVPVFTSRESLAAAGADPDHAVEVALVQLAAGWPSDELWLAVDPASENALTLPPDVVRALPGFVGAGPNGTL is encoded by the coding sequence ATGAGCGAGAACGACGCCCAGGCCGAGGCCGAGGCGATGCTGACCCAGCTCGCGGCCACCATCGCCCTGCTGCCGCAGGAGCTGCCCGAGGGCGAGGAGCCGGCGCCCGAGGGCACGATCGCGCTCCCGGTGGTGGAGCAGGACGGCACGTCGTACGTCCCGGTCTTCACCAGCCGCGAGTCGCTGGCCGCGGCCGGCGCCGACCCGGACCACGCCGTCGAGGTGGCGCTCGTCCAGCTGGCGGCGGGCTGGCCGTCCGACGAGCTGTGGCTCGCGGTGGACCCGGCGAGCGAGAACGCGCTGACCCTGCCGCCCGACGTGGTGCGCGCTCTGCCCGGCTTCGTGGGCGCCGGTCCGAACGGCACGCTCTAG
- a CDS encoding nuclear transport factor 2 family protein: MTTHREVAEAFSNHHFEQTYAHFADDIRWVSASGGAPEVGPAAVRAACEQGAAMMAQATMERLRFVVADGGDVVAVDTLSRYTNGAGETTTVASCDVYEFRGDLIATITSYAVEVDPA; this comes from the coding sequence ATGACCACGCACCGGGAGGTGGCCGAGGCCTTCTCCAACCACCACTTCGAGCAGACCTACGCCCACTTCGCCGACGACATCCGGTGGGTGAGCGCCAGCGGCGGCGCCCCGGAGGTGGGGCCGGCCGCGGTCCGGGCGGCGTGCGAGCAGGGCGCCGCGATGATGGCCCAAGCAACGATGGAGCGGCTGCGCTTCGTGGTCGCCGACGGCGGCGACGTCGTCGCGGTCGACACCCTCAGCCGCTACACCAACGGCGCCGGCGAGACGACGACGGTGGCCAGCTGCGACGTCTACGAGTTCCGCGGCGACCTGATCGCCACCATCACGTCGTACGCCGTCGAGGTGGACCCGGCGTGA
- a CDS encoding AAA family ATPase, with the protein MTSAPSISTLGALRESGNVHKPLRTELRDNLLGALREGRDPWPGLHGFEDTVIPQLERAVIAGHDVVLLGERGQGKTRLLRTLVGLLDEWTPVIAGSELGEHPYDPITHESRRRVAELGDDLPVDWRHRDERYSEKLATPDTSVADLIGDVDPMKVVEGRSLGDPETIHFGLIPRSHRGIVAINELPDLAERIQVAMLNVMEERDIQIRGYVLRLPLDVLVVASANPEDYTNRGRIITPLKDRFGAEIRTHYPTALEDEVAVIRQEADLVAEVPDHLVEILARFTRNLRESSSVDQRSGVSARFAIAGAETIAAAAIHRAVSQGEEEAVARVVDLETAVDVLGGKIEFESGEEGRELEVLTHLLRTATAETVRHTFRGLDFALLVEALENGRMVTTGEQVTARDFLAGLPVLGESELYDEICERLGATNDGERAGAIELALEGLYLARKISKESGGGETVYG; encoded by the coding sequence GTGACCTCTGCTCCCTCGATCTCCACCCTCGGCGCGCTCCGCGAGTCCGGCAACGTCCACAAGCCGCTGCGCACCGAGCTGCGCGACAACCTGCTCGGCGCCCTGCGCGAGGGCCGCGACCCGTGGCCCGGGCTGCACGGCTTCGAGGACACCGTGATCCCGCAGCTCGAGCGCGCGGTCATCGCCGGCCACGACGTGGTCCTGCTGGGCGAGCGCGGCCAGGGCAAGACCCGGCTCCTGCGCACGCTGGTCGGTCTGCTCGACGAGTGGACGCCGGTCATCGCCGGCTCCGAGCTCGGCGAGCACCCCTACGACCCGATCACCCACGAGTCCCGGCGCCGCGTGGCCGAGCTCGGCGACGACCTGCCGGTCGACTGGCGCCACCGCGACGAGCGGTACTCCGAGAAGCTCGCCACCCCCGACACGAGCGTCGCCGACCTGATCGGCGACGTGGACCCGATGAAGGTCGTCGAGGGCCGCTCGCTGGGCGACCCCGAGACCATCCACTTCGGGCTCATCCCGCGCTCGCACCGCGGCATCGTGGCCATCAACGAGCTGCCCGACCTGGCCGAGCGGATCCAGGTCGCGATGCTCAACGTGATGGAGGAGCGCGACATCCAGATCCGCGGCTACGTGCTGCGGCTGCCGCTCGACGTGCTCGTCGTGGCCAGCGCCAACCCGGAGGACTACACCAACCGCGGCCGGATCATCACCCCGCTCAAGGACCGCTTCGGCGCCGAGATCCGCACGCACTACCCGACCGCGCTCGAGGACGAGGTCGCGGTCATCCGCCAGGAGGCCGACCTCGTCGCCGAGGTCCCGGACCACCTCGTGGAGATCCTGGCCCGCTTCACCCGCAACCTGCGCGAGTCGTCCTCGGTCGACCAGCGCTCCGGCGTCTCGGCCCGCTTCGCGATCGCCGGCGCCGAGACCATCGCCGCCGCCGCGATCCACCGCGCCGTCTCCCAGGGCGAGGAGGAGGCGGTGGCCCGCGTCGTCGACCTCGAGACCGCGGTCGACGTGCTCGGCGGCAAGATCGAGTTCGAGAGCGGCGAGGAGGGGCGCGAGCTCGAGGTGCTCACCCACCTGCTCCGCACCGCCACCGCCGAGACCGTGCGCCACACCTTCCGCGGCCTGGACTTCGCGCTCCTGGTCGAGGCGCTCGAGAACGGCCGGATGGTCACCACCGGCGAGCAGGTCACCGCCCGCGACTTCCTGGCCGGGCTGCCGGTGCTGGGCGAGTCCGAGCTGTACGACGAGATCTGCGAGCGCCTCGGCGCCACCAACGACGGCGAGCGGGCCGGCGCGATCGAGCTGGCCCTGGAGGGGCTCTACCTCGCGCGCAAGATCAGCAAGGAGTCCGGCGGGGGCGAGACGGTGTATGGCTGA
- a CDS encoding GNAT family N-acetyltransferase — translation MAEATLRHATPDDAPALRVLGEAVVPATYAPIDPAYAEFTLAEWWDVDRMRESAERLWHGVADDGERLLGVANLGRSDERWVMWKLYVHPDAQGSGLGRRLLEATLEQVPDGEPLWLEYVDGNTRAAGFYAAHGFVESHREASERFPDLVWMRKDR, via the coding sequence ATGGCTGAGGCCACCCTGCGCCACGCCACCCCGGACGACGCGCCCGCCCTGCGGGTGCTGGGCGAGGCCGTCGTCCCTGCGACGTACGCCCCGATCGACCCGGCGTACGCCGAGTTCACGCTGGCCGAGTGGTGGGACGTGGACCGGATGCGCGAGTCGGCCGAGCGGCTCTGGCACGGCGTGGCCGACGACGGCGAGCGCCTCCTCGGCGTGGCCAACCTCGGGCGCAGCGACGAGCGCTGGGTGATGTGGAAGCTCTACGTCCACCCTGACGCGCAGGGCTCCGGCCTCGGGCGGCGGCTGCTCGAGGCGACGCTCGAGCAGGTGCCGGACGGCGAGCCGCTGTGGCTGGAGTACGTCGACGGCAACACCCGGGCGGCCGGCTTCTACGCCGCCCACGGCTTCGTGGAGTCCCACCGCGAGGCCTCCGAACGCTTCCCGGACCTGGTCTGGATGAGGAAGGACCGCTGA
- a CDS encoding FBP domain-containing protein gives MEPLTDRDLRGCFVNASKGEVKRAPLPDLTEQPWDDLDYLGWVDPKAPQAGYLVTETDRHGLVGLALRRNHGSAHRARMCSLCTTVHGGTGVSLMVARRAGRPGRDGNTVGLDVCSGLDCSAYARGLVPVPAASAVHETLPVEARVARLRRNLDAFVERVLRAA, from the coding sequence GTGGAACCGCTCACCGACCGCGACCTGCGCGGCTGCTTCGTCAACGCCTCGAAGGGCGAGGTGAAGCGCGCGCCCCTGCCCGACCTGACCGAGCAGCCCTGGGACGACCTGGACTACCTCGGCTGGGTCGACCCCAAGGCGCCGCAGGCCGGCTACCTCGTCACCGAGACCGACCGCCACGGCCTGGTCGGGCTCGCGCTGCGCCGCAACCACGGCAGCGCCCACCGCGCCCGCATGTGCTCGCTCTGCACCACCGTGCACGGCGGCACCGGCGTCTCGCTCATGGTCGCCCGCCGCGCCGGCCGGCCCGGTCGCGACGGCAACACCGTCGGCCTCGACGTCTGCAGCGGCCTGGACTGCTCGGCGTACGCGCGGGGCCTCGTGCCGGTCCCCGCCGCCAGCGCCGTCCACGAGACGCTGCCCGTCGAAGCCCGCGTGGCGCGGCTGCGCCGCAACCTGGACGCGTTCGTGGAGCGCGTGCTGCGCGCGGCCTAG
- a CDS encoding VOC family protein: MTPRWLTAFLDLPPDRYDAAAAFWAEVTGYERSAARGPEGQFASLLPPDGDVHLKLQRLGATTPRVHLDVLVDEPEQAEREALALGARVGSRPFDGVTVLRSPGGFTFCLARGSTGTRPAPRTWPDGHTSYVDQLCLDVPPSRYDAELDFWSALTGWRRKEREEEFGRVTPGDDQPLQLLVQRLDDEQDHVTAHLDWATSDPEAEVTAHEAAGATVLGRFDAWTVLRDPAGTTYCVTQRKPEERSA, translated from the coding sequence ATGACGCCGCGCTGGCTGACCGCGTTTCTGGACCTGCCGCCCGACCGGTACGACGCGGCCGCGGCGTTCTGGGCCGAGGTGACCGGCTACGAGCGTTCGGCGGCTCGCGGTCCCGAGGGCCAGTTCGCCTCCCTGTTGCCTCCGGACGGCGACGTCCACCTGAAGCTGCAGCGGCTCGGCGCGACGACGCCGCGCGTCCACCTCGACGTGCTCGTCGACGAGCCGGAGCAGGCCGAGCGGGAGGCGCTGGCCCTCGGGGCGCGCGTCGGCAGCCGGCCCTTCGACGGCGTCACCGTGCTGCGCTCGCCGGGCGGCTTCACCTTCTGCCTGGCCCGGGGGAGCACGGGGACGCGGCCGGCGCCACGCACCTGGCCCGACGGCCACACGTCGTACGTCGACCAGCTGTGCCTGGACGTCCCGCCGAGCCGCTACGACGCCGAGCTGGACTTCTGGTCCGCCCTCACGGGCTGGCGGCGCAAGGAGCGCGAGGAGGAGTTCGGACGGGTGACCCCCGGCGACGACCAGCCGCTCCAGCTGCTGGTCCAGCGGCTCGACGACGAGCAGGACCACGTCACCGCACACCTGGACTGGGCGACGAGCGACCCGGAGGCCGAGGTGACCGCGCACGAGGCGGCCGGGGCCACCGTGCTGGGCCGGTTCGACGCCTGGACCGTGCTCCGCGACCCCGCGGGCACGACGTACTGCGTCACCCAGAGGAAGCCGGAGGAACGATCCGCATGA
- a CDS encoding pyridoxamine 5'-phosphate oxidase, translating into MSIPVDVADLARALEDFGAGYLLTTRDGAVKVVSVAPTLSDGTLTARGPGRGTLANLAANAQVTLVFPPREDSGMTLLVDGTGAVEGEDVQVTPTSAVLHRPADHA; encoded by the coding sequence GTGAGCATCCCCGTCGACGTCGCCGACCTGGCGCGGGCGCTGGAGGACTTCGGCGCCGGCTACCTGCTGACCACTCGCGACGGCGCGGTCAAGGTGGTCTCGGTCGCGCCCACCCTGAGCGACGGCACCCTGACCGCGCGCGGGCCCGGCCGCGGCACGCTGGCCAACCTCGCGGCCAATGCGCAGGTGACACTGGTCTTCCCGCCGCGCGAGGACAGCGGGATGACGCTGCTCGTCGACGGCACGGGGGCCGTCGAGGGCGAGGACGTGCAGGTCACCCCGACCAGCGCGGTGCTGCACCGGCCGGCCGACCACGCATGA
- a CDS encoding CBU_0592 family membrane protein, giving the protein MDASVIAINVVGWLGMGLLISAYALVTTGRLTGPSLAFQLMNLFGGAFLMVNSAYYSAWPSAALNAVWVVIGVVGLARARLRAPGSVA; this is encoded by the coding sequence GTGGACGCATCGGTCATCGCCATCAACGTCGTCGGCTGGCTGGGGATGGGGCTGCTCATCAGCGCCTACGCGCTGGTGACCACGGGCCGGCTGACCGGGCCGAGCCTGGCCTTCCAGCTGATGAACCTGTTCGGTGGTGCGTTCCTCATGGTCAACTCGGCCTACTACAGCGCGTGGCCGTCGGCGGCGCTCAACGCCGTGTGGGTCGTGATCGGCGTCGTGGGCCTGGCCCGCGCGCGGCTGCGCGCGCCCGGGTCCGTGGCCTAG
- a CDS encoding vWA domain-containing protein, with translation MANLHTSQRNSSYGRYDGGDPLAPPVDLSEALDAIGQDVMAGYSPERAMREFLRRGGRDQQGLDDLARRVAERRRELLQRHDLDGTLNEIRELLDQAVLEERKQLARDAMMDDGDRALREMQLNNLSPNTAAAVSELSSYDWESREARESYEKIKDLLGRELLDQRFAGMKQALENATDEDRQAINEMLGDLNGLLEKRALGEDSQEDFDEFMAQHGEFFPENPQNLDELLDAMAARAAAAQRMLNSMSPEQRDELMQLSAQAFGSPALMDALSRLDSNLQQLRPGEDWGGSERMDGEEGLGLGDGTGVFQDLADLDELSDQLSQSYGGARMDDLDLDKLARQLGDEARVDAKTLQELERALSESGTLRRGSDGNLQLTPKAMRQLGKALLRDVADKMSGRQGQRELRRAGAAGDLSGATRQWEFGDTEPWSVPRTVLNSVVRRSTDPTGPLVAIDDIEVQETEARTQACVALLVDTSFSMAMDGRWVPMKRTALALHTLIRSRFRGDALQLIGFGRHAEVMDIEQLTALDAMWDKGTNLHHALLLANRHFRKHPNAQPVLLIVTDGEPTSHLEPDGEVYFSYPPHPMTVAYAVRELDNSRRLGAQTTFFRLGDDPGLARFIDSMAQRVEGRVVAPELDDLGAAVVGSYLGSRAGDAMPYRGGGYGDWFGGRGFWVGD, from the coding sequence ATGGCCAACCTCCACACCTCCCAGCGCAACAGCAGCTACGGCCGCTACGACGGCGGCGATCCGCTGGCGCCGCCCGTCGACCTGAGCGAGGCGCTCGACGCCATCGGCCAGGACGTGATGGCCGGCTACTCGCCCGAGCGCGCGATGCGCGAGTTCCTGCGCCGCGGCGGTCGCGACCAGCAGGGCCTCGACGACCTGGCCCGCCGGGTGGCCGAGCGGCGCCGCGAGCTGCTCCAGCGCCACGACCTGGACGGCACGCTCAACGAGATCCGCGAGCTGCTCGACCAGGCCGTGCTCGAGGAGCGCAAGCAGCTGGCCCGCGACGCGATGATGGACGACGGCGACCGCGCGCTGCGCGAGATGCAGCTGAACAACCTGTCCCCGAACACCGCCGCCGCGGTGAGCGAGCTCTCGTCGTACGACTGGGAGAGCCGCGAGGCCCGCGAGTCCTACGAGAAGATCAAGGACCTGCTCGGGCGCGAGCTGCTCGACCAGCGCTTCGCCGGCATGAAGCAGGCGCTCGAGAACGCCACCGATGAGGACCGCCAGGCCATCAACGAGATGCTCGGCGACCTCAACGGGCTGCTGGAGAAGCGCGCGCTCGGCGAGGACTCGCAGGAGGACTTCGACGAGTTCATGGCCCAGCACGGCGAGTTCTTCCCCGAGAACCCGCAGAACCTCGACGAGCTCCTCGACGCCATGGCCGCCCGCGCCGCCGCCGCCCAGCGGATGCTCAACTCGATGAGTCCGGAGCAGCGCGACGAGCTCATGCAGCTCTCGGCCCAGGCCTTCGGCTCGCCCGCGCTCATGGACGCGCTGTCCCGGCTCGACTCCAACCTCCAGCAGCTGCGCCCCGGCGAGGACTGGGGCGGCTCGGAGCGGATGGACGGCGAGGAGGGGCTCGGCCTCGGCGACGGCACCGGCGTCTTCCAGGACCTCGCCGACCTCGACGAGCTCTCCGACCAGCTGTCGCAGTCCTACGGCGGCGCCCGCATGGACGACCTCGACCTCGACAAGCTGGCCCGCCAGCTCGGCGACGAGGCCCGCGTCGACGCCAAGACCCTCCAGGAGCTCGAGCGCGCCCTGAGCGAGAGCGGCACCCTGCGCCGCGGCTCCGACGGCAACCTGCAGCTCACTCCCAAGGCCATGCGCCAGCTCGGCAAGGCGCTGCTGCGCGACGTGGCCGACAAGATGTCGGGCCGCCAGGGCCAGCGCGAGCTGCGCCGCGCCGGCGCCGCCGGCGACCTCTCCGGCGCCACCCGCCAGTGGGAGTTCGGCGACACCGAGCCCTGGTCGGTCCCGCGCACCGTGCTCAACTCCGTCGTGCGCCGCTCGACCGACCCCACCGGCCCGCTGGTGGCCATCGACGACATCGAGGTCCAGGAGACCGAGGCCCGCACCCAGGCCTGCGTCGCCCTGCTGGTCGACACGTCGTTCTCGATGGCCATGGACGGCCGCTGGGTGCCGATGAAGCGCACCGCCCTCGCCCTGCACACGCTCATCCGCAGCCGCTTCCGCGGCGACGCGCTGCAGCTGATCGGCTTCGGCCGGCACGCCGAGGTCATGGACATCGAGCAGCTCACCGCCCTCGACGCCATGTGGGACAAGGGCACCAACCTGCACCACGCCCTGCTGCTGGCCAACCGGCACTTCCGCAAGCACCCCAACGCCCAACCGGTCCTGCTCATCGTCACCGACGGCGAGCCGACCTCGCACCTCGAGCCCGACGGCGAGGTCTACTTCAGCTACCCGCCCCACCCGATGACCGTCGCGTACGCCGTCCGTGAGCTCGACAACTCCCGCCGCCTCGGCGCCCAGACCACCTTCTTCCGCCTCGGCGACGACCCCGGCCTCGCCCGCTTCATCGACTCGATGGCCCAGCGCGTCGAGGGCCGCGTCGTCGCGCCCGAGCTGGACGACCTGGGCGCCGCCGTCGTCGGCTCCTACCTCGGCTCGCGGGCCGGCGACGCCATGCCGTACCGCGGGGGCGGCTACGGCGACTGGTTCGGCGGCCGGGGTTTCTGGGTCGGGGACTAG
- a CDS encoding GNAT family N-acetyltransferase — translation MIRPMTEEDWAQVWPFWDEIVQAGETYAYPLDLTSEQARALWTVPPPGQTVVLEEDGTILGSATMGPNRPGRGSHVGTASFMVSGAARGKGVGRRLGEHVVQWHRDAGFRAIQFNAVVETNEAAVHLWQALGFRIIGTVPEAFDSRAHGLVGLHVMLLPLVEG, via the coding sequence GTGATCCGCCCGATGACCGAGGAGGACTGGGCGCAGGTCTGGCCGTTCTGGGACGAGATCGTGCAGGCGGGCGAGACCTACGCCTACCCGCTCGACCTCACCTCTGAGCAGGCCCGTGCGCTCTGGACGGTGCCGCCGCCCGGACAGACCGTGGTGCTCGAGGAGGACGGCACGATCCTGGGCAGCGCCACCATGGGCCCCAACCGCCCGGGTCGCGGGAGCCACGTCGGCACCGCGTCGTTCATGGTCTCGGGGGCGGCGCGCGGGAAGGGCGTCGGCCGGCGGCTGGGGGAGCACGTCGTGCAGTGGCACCGTGACGCCGGATTCCGCGCGATCCAGTTCAACGCCGTGGTGGAGACCAACGAAGCCGCCGTGCACCTGTGGCAGGCGCTCGGCTTCCGGATCATCGGCACCGTGCCGGAGGCCTTCGACTCCCGCGCGCACGGCCTGGTCGGCCTGCACGTGATGCTCCTGCCGCTGGTCGAGGGCTAG
- a CDS encoding cobalamin-binding protein: MRIVSLLPSTTEILFALGAGDDVVGVTFECDTPAEARTRTVVSTSALPEGLTPAEIDAHVAAALASGADLYHLQADALRDLDPTHVVTQDLCAVCAVDVTTVDEALRHLGCRAEVVTVDPHTLEEVLDSVLLLGRVTGRSETAAALVHDLRQRMAAVWRSTMGRGRPRVAVLEWTDPPYAPGHWIPEMVELAGGENVLGTAGQKSTRILWDDLHAARPDVVVVAPCGYDEAGARAQAEAIADRLPAGVRVLPVNADARWARPGPRLVDGVEELAAFLRER, encoded by the coding sequence GTGCGCATCGTGTCGCTGCTCCCCTCGACGACCGAGATCCTGTTCGCGCTGGGCGCGGGCGACGACGTCGTCGGGGTGACCTTCGAGTGCGACACCCCGGCCGAGGCGCGCACGCGCACCGTCGTGTCGACCTCGGCGCTGCCGGAGGGACTGACCCCGGCCGAGATCGACGCGCACGTGGCCGCGGCGCTGGCGAGCGGTGCGGACCTCTACCACCTGCAGGCGGACGCGCTGCGCGACCTGGACCCGACGCACGTGGTGACCCAAGACCTCTGCGCGGTGTGCGCGGTCGACGTCACGACGGTGGACGAGGCGCTGCGCCACCTGGGCTGCCGGGCCGAGGTCGTCACCGTCGACCCGCACACGCTGGAGGAGGTCCTCGACTCGGTGCTGCTGCTCGGCCGGGTGACCGGGCGGTCCGAGACCGCGGCGGCGCTGGTGCACGACCTGCGGCAGCGGATGGCCGCGGTCTGGCGCTCGACCATGGGCCGGGGTCGGCCGCGGGTCGCGGTGCTGGAGTGGACCGACCCGCCGTACGCCCCCGGGCACTGGATCCCCGAGATGGTCGAGCTGGCCGGCGGCGAGAACGTGCTGGGCACCGCGGGCCAGAAGTCCACCCGCATCCTGTGGGACGACCTGCACGCGGCCCGGCCGGACGTCGTGGTGGTGGCGCCGTGCGGGTACGACGAGGCGGGCGCGCGCGCTCAGGCCGAGGCCATCGCCGACCGGCTCCCCGCCGGCGTGCGGGTGCTGCCGGTGAACGCCGACGCCCGGTGGGCCCGGCCCGGGCCGCGGCTCGTCGACGGCGTCGAGGAGCTGGCCGCCTTCCTGCGGGAGCGCTGA
- a CDS encoding ABC1 kinase family protein: MADRDLPRRAARRTARLAALPLGYAGRTALGLGKRLGGAPAETVMTEIQQRTAEQLFRTLGELKGGAMKFGQALSVLEAALPEEVAGPYREQLTKLQDAAPPMPTQTVREQIEKALGPDWREQLVWLDGGPTAAASIGQVHRGRWHDGRDVAVKVQYPGAGEALHSDLRQLARLGRTIAPVMPGIDVKPLVEEMQARAVEELDYELEAEAQRTFAEAFRGDPHIAVPDVVAVGGEVLVSSWMESSGSLATVIREGSQEERDHYGELFAEFVFAGPSRTGMLHADPHPGNYRTIPDEDGNPGRLGVLDFGAVARLEGHGLPAAMGRLIRIAADNDPGGLEAGLRAEGFLKDRTRVEPELLLDYLSPFVEPAQVERFKFSREWMRTTFQRINDPRQPTYTVALKLNLPPSYLLIHRTWLGGIGVLSQLEAEAPFRQILTDYLPGFASA; the protein is encoded by the coding sequence GTGGCTGACCGCGACCTCCCGCGCCGGGCTGCTCGGCGCACCGCGCGGCTGGCCGCCCTCCCGCTGGGGTACGCCGGGCGCACGGCCCTCGGGCTCGGCAAACGCCTCGGCGGCGCACCGGCCGAGACGGTGATGACCGAGATCCAGCAGCGCACCGCCGAGCAGCTGTTCCGCACCCTGGGCGAGCTCAAGGGCGGCGCGATGAAGTTCGGCCAGGCCCTCAGCGTGCTCGAGGCCGCGCTGCCCGAGGAGGTGGCCGGGCCCTACCGCGAGCAGCTGACCAAGCTGCAGGACGCCGCGCCCCCGATGCCGACCCAGACCGTGCGCGAGCAGATCGAGAAGGCCCTGGGGCCGGACTGGCGCGAGCAGCTGGTCTGGCTCGACGGCGGCCCCACCGCGGCGGCCAGCATCGGCCAGGTCCACCGGGGCCGATGGCACGACGGCCGCGACGTCGCGGTCAAGGTGCAGTACCCCGGCGCCGGCGAGGCCCTGCACTCCGACCTGCGCCAGCTGGCCCGGCTCGGGCGGACCATCGCGCCGGTGATGCCCGGCATCGACGTCAAGCCGCTGGTCGAGGAGATGCAGGCGCGGGCGGTCGAGGAGCTCGACTACGAGCTCGAGGCCGAGGCGCAGCGCACGTTCGCCGAGGCGTTCCGCGGCGACCCGCACATCGCCGTGCCCGACGTCGTCGCCGTCGGCGGCGAGGTCCTGGTCTCGTCGTGGATGGAGAGCAGCGGCAGCCTGGCCACGGTCATCCGCGAGGGCAGCCAGGAGGAGCGCGACCACTACGGCGAGCTCTTCGCCGAGTTCGTCTTCGCCGGCCCCAGCCGCACCGGCATGCTGCACGCCGATCCGCACCCCGGCAACTACCGCACCATCCCCGACGAGGACGGCAACCCCGGCCGGCTGGGCGTGCTCGACTTCGGTGCCGTCGCCCGCCTCGAGGGCCACGGCCTGCCCGCGGCCATGGGCCGCCTGATCCGCATCGCCGCCGACAACGACCCGGGCGGGCTCGAGGCCGGTCTGCGGGCCGAGGGCTTCCTCAAGGACCGCACCCGCGTCGAGCCCGAGCTGCTGCTGGACTACCTCAGCCCGTTCGTGGAGCCGGCCCAGGTCGAGCGGTTCAAGTTCAGCCGCGAGTGGATGCGCACGACGTTCCAGCGCATCAACGACCCGCGTCAGCCGACCTACACCGTGGCGCTCAAGCTCAACCTGCCGCCGTCGTACCTCCTCATCCACCGGACCTGGCTCGGTGGCATCGGCGTGCTCAGCCAGCTCGAGGCCGAGGCGCCGTTCCGGCAGATCCTGACCGACTACCTGCCGGGGTTCGCGAGCGCCTAG
- a CDS encoding sulfite exporter TauE/SafE family protein — protein MDDPTATVLVLLGLAALAAGFVDAVVGGGGLIQLPALLLGLPHASPLHILATNKLASICGTTVSSATYYRRIRPDPRTFLPMMVLAFAGSFCGALVASQIPRAAFEPIVLVVLVVVGAYVLLRPQLGEATALRYAGHRHLAAALAVGFVIGFYDGALGPGTGSFLVFALVGLLGYSFLEASAKARLANWATNLGALALFVPQGGVLWQVGLVMGACNLAGSYVGARVAVARGAGFVRLFFIVVVSGFVVRIGGGVLGVW, from the coding sequence GTGGACGACCCGACAGCGACCGTACTGGTCCTGTTGGGACTGGCCGCGCTGGCGGCCGGGTTCGTCGACGCGGTGGTCGGCGGCGGCGGGCTGATCCAGCTGCCCGCGCTGCTCCTCGGCCTCCCGCACGCCTCGCCGCTGCACATCCTGGCGACCAACAAGCTGGCCTCGATCTGCGGCACGACGGTGAGCTCGGCGACGTACTACCGCCGCATCCGCCCCGACCCGCGCACGTTCCTGCCGATGATGGTCCTGGCCTTCGCCGGCTCGTTCTGCGGCGCGCTCGTGGCCAGCCAGATCCCGCGCGCAGCCTTCGAGCCCATCGTGCTGGTGGTGCTGGTCGTGGTCGGCGCCTACGTCCTGCTCCGGCCGCAGCTGGGCGAGGCCACGGCGCTGCGGTACGCCGGGCACCGCCACCTCGCGGCGGCCCTGGCCGTCGGGTTCGTGATCGGCTTCTACGACGGCGCCCTCGGCCCCGGCACCGGCAGCTTCCTGGTCTTCGCGCTCGTCGGCCTGCTCGGCTACTCCTTCCTCGAGGCCTCCGCCAAGGCCCGGCTGGCCAACTGGGCCACCAACCTCGGCGCCCTCGCGCTCTTCGTCCCTCAGGGCGGCGTGCTCTGGCAGGTCGGCCTGGTGATGGGCGCCTGCAACCTCGCCGGCTCCTACGTCGGCGCGCGGGTCGCGGTCGCTCGCGGCGCCGGCTTCGTCCGGCTCTTCTTCATCGTCGTGGTCAGCGGCTTCGTCGTGCGGATCGGGGGCGGCGTGCTCGGCGTCTGGTGA